The Psychrosphaera ytuae genome includes a region encoding these proteins:
- a CDS encoding TonB-dependent receptor plug domain-containing protein: MKLRLRQTNSRNNSTFLISAAVTAALGISHNAIAAETEQTPKLQDVEVISVTGTRRSLRTVAESTVPVDVITSESMTSTGQLEISQVLNALVPSFNYPSATLADGTDHARPAVLRGLAPDHTLVLINGKRRHSGALLNLGGTVGRGSTAVDLNMIPTSAIKRVEVLRDGAAAQYGSDAIAGVINIVLKDANQGGSVSLTYGEYDTQMAGSPQLLDTFINDEGNLGFTKGDDRSINDGGTRTLSANSGYALADDGFVNVSLEIRNNEPTNRSGIDEREQYARDENGQLDPRELTFDRYNHRFGKADIEDFAVFYNAGYELENNKRLYSFGSFSKREGNSGGFYRRAKDSRNVSSIYPNGFLPQIVTDVEDQSFAIGLEGETNQWTWDISTNYGRNDFGFGVTNSLNTSLGSNSPTDFDNGALIYEQWLLNADASNVFDLGLPDDVYVTIGAEYRRENYKIEAGEEASYITKLDADGNPVAAGGAQVLSGFSPDSATNQSRNNIALFAEFDTYLTDDWNLVLAGRFEDYSDFGSTFTSKLATRYIISDDFSLRGAISTGFRAPSLAQTSYKSISTVFENGVPSEVGLFPVNEPAAVALGARQLEPEESVNLTAGFIYTQGDFSLTFDAYRIDIDDRIVLSENLRGDAVEAILQQAGEFNTQSVRYFTNAIDSTTKGLDIVATYRVDLADFGGLNLSAAANINDTEVTHVKENPAELAALGDSYQYFARREVSRFEQGTPDDKLNLSATWILNEWTTSLRVSRYGEVQDVSSNPTNDEVIAAKWITDLEVAYQPNASWKFALGANNLFDQYPQDTVSNIGFSNFNQIFTYSAFTPYSLDGRFVYGNISYRF, encoded by the coding sequence ATGAAACTGCGTTTACGCCAAACGAATTCTCGTAACAACTCTACTTTTTTGATCAGTGCAGCCGTCACAGCCGCACTTGGCATTTCTCATAACGCAATTGCAGCGGAAACTGAACAAACTCCCAAACTTCAAGATGTAGAAGTCATTTCAGTCACTGGTACGCGTCGCAGTTTACGCACTGTTGCCGAGAGTACAGTACCGGTCGACGTCATTACGAGCGAGTCGATGACAAGTACTGGGCAATTAGAAATATCTCAAGTGCTTAATGCGTTAGTACCCAGCTTTAACTACCCAAGTGCAACATTGGCAGATGGCACTGACCATGCTCGTCCTGCTGTTTTACGTGGCTTGGCACCAGATCACACCCTAGTTTTGATCAATGGTAAACGTCGTCATTCAGGTGCACTTTTAAATTTAGGTGGAACCGTAGGTCGTGGTTCTACAGCCGTTGACTTAAACATGATACCAACGTCTGCCATCAAGCGTGTTGAAGTACTTCGCGATGGTGCAGCTGCTCAGTACGGATCTGATGCCATTGCGGGCGTCATTAATATCGTGTTAAAAGACGCAAACCAAGGTGGCAGTGTTAGCCTGACATACGGCGAATACGACACACAAATGGCAGGCTCACCTCAATTGTTGGACACCTTCATCAACGACGAAGGTAATTTAGGTTTCACAAAAGGTGATGACCGTTCGATCAATGACGGTGGCACGCGTACTTTGAGTGCCAACTCTGGCTATGCATTAGCTGATGATGGTTTTGTTAATGTGTCACTGGAAATCCGTAATAACGAACCGACAAACCGATCAGGCATCGATGAGCGCGAACAATATGCTCGAGATGAAAACGGCCAACTCGACCCACGAGAACTGACCTTTGACCGCTATAATCACCGTTTTGGTAAAGCAGACATCGAAGACTTTGCAGTGTTTTACAACGCTGGCTACGAGCTCGAAAACAACAAGCGCTTATATTCGTTTGGTAGCTTTTCGAAACGCGAAGGCAACTCGGGCGGCTTTTACCGTCGTGCGAAAGACTCGCGTAATGTCAGTTCCATTTACCCAAATGGCTTTTTACCGCAAATCGTTACCGATGTTGAAGACCAGTCGTTTGCAATTGGCCTTGAAGGTGAAACCAATCAATGGACTTGGGATATCAGCACTAACTATGGCCGAAATGACTTTGGCTTCGGCGTCACAAACAGCTTAAACACTTCATTGGGCAGTAATAGTCCTACCGACTTTGACAACGGTGCCTTGATTTATGAGCAGTGGCTGTTAAACGCCGATGCTAGCAATGTGTTTGATTTAGGTCTACCTGATGATGTCTATGTGACAATAGGCGCTGAGTACCGCCGAGAAAACTATAAAATTGAAGCAGGTGAAGAAGCGTCTTATATCACCAAGCTAGATGCAGATGGCAATCCAGTTGCCGCCGGTGGAGCTCAAGTTTTATCTGGTTTTTCTCCTGATAGTGCGACAAACCAGTCACGTAACAACATCGCCTTGTTCGCTGAATTTGATACATATCTAACTGACGATTGGAACCTAGTATTAGCAGGTCGATTTGAAGATTACAGTGACTTTGGTAGCACGTTTACTAGCAAACTTGCGACTCGCTATATCATCTCGGATGACTTTAGTCTTCGCGGTGCAATCAGTACGGGCTTTAGAGCACCGTCTTTAGCACAAACGTCTTACAAATCCATTAGTACTGTATTTGAAAATGGCGTGCCAAGTGAAGTCGGTTTGTTCCCTGTTAACGAGCCGGCAGCTGTAGCATTAGGCGCTCGTCAACTTGAACCAGAAGAGTCAGTTAACCTCACGGCCGGTTTTATCTATACTCAAGGTGACTTTAGCTTGACCTTTGATGCGTATCGAATTGACATCGATGACCGTATTGTATTGTCTGAAAACCTCAGAGGCGATGCAGTTGAAGCTATCTTGCAACAAGCCGGTGAGTTTAATACCCAAAGTGTGCGCTACTTCACTAATGCGATTGATTCGACGACCAAAGGTCTAGATATTGTCGCGACGTATCGAGTCGATTTAGCAGACTTTGGTGGTCTTAATTTAAGCGCCGCTGCCAACATTAACGACACCGAAGTGACTCACGTAAAAGAAAACCCTGCCGAGTTGGCCGCATTAGGTGATAGCTATCAATATTTTGCCCGTCGAGAAGTATCTCGATTTGAGCAAGGTACACCGGATGACAAGCTTAACCTATCTGCGACCTGGATTCTAAACGAGTGGACCACCAGCCTACGCGTAAGCCGTTATGGTGAAGTACAAGACGTCTCGAGTAACCCAACCAATGACGAAGTCATCGCTGCCAAATGGATTACGGACTTAGAGGTTGCGTATCAACCTAACGCCTCGTGGAAATTTGCGTTGGGCGCGAACAACTTATTTGATCAATACCCACAAGATACCGTAAGCAACATTGGCTTTAGTAACTTTAACCAAATCTTTACCTATAGTGCGTTTACGCCATATAGCTTAGATGGTCGTTTTGTTTACGGTAACATCAGCTATCGCTTTTAA
- a CDS encoding MipA/OmpV family protein, which produces MQLSRLGACFALLILAVGTAMPTEAVESEQPNGTNAEAAQETSSFTEKLSEYVDVGDWQISIAMGLGNRTSPLYGTQDQRLLIVPTFSVYGEKFYFDNGSLGYTFTENQTYSVSLVTELNPINAQYFDIHPANLVLGSEGFDNKVPVRPASPSTDEGAIPPGLSDFDWEAFFGINQPERISVEKPDWSIDGGVRFSWFISDHQLLTAQLFRDISGVHYGHRLELEWSETLPLTVSEQYRQSLLDDWTVQLRVGLSIYDQKSTQYYFGLDRRHTDNPDYHYYTGQSINPHFSVFLTRPLAENWRAVAFFKYLQLHNEIYQSPRTEDRAITTYFIGMAYDF; this is translated from the coding sequence ATGCAACTTTCACGACTTGGCGCATGCTTCGCTCTCCTTATCCTAGCCGTTGGCACTGCAATGCCGACCGAAGCCGTGGAAAGTGAACAACCTAATGGCACAAACGCCGAAGCCGCTCAAGAAACTAGCTCGTTTACAGAAAAACTATCTGAATACGTCGATGTCGGTGATTGGCAAATTTCCATCGCCATGGGCCTGGGCAACAGAACCAGTCCACTATACGGAACACAAGATCAGCGATTATTAATTGTTCCAACCTTTAGCGTTTACGGTGAAAAGTTTTATTTCGACAATGGTAGTTTGGGCTATACCTTTACCGAAAACCAAACATATTCAGTCAGTTTGGTTACCGAGCTCAACCCAATTAATGCTCAGTATTTCGATATCCATCCTGCCAACTTAGTCCTAGGCAGTGAGGGTTTTGACAATAAAGTACCCGTCAGACCTGCCTCCCCTTCTACAGACGAAGGCGCAATACCTCCAGGTTTGAGTGACTTTGATTGGGAAGCTTTTTTTGGCATAAATCAGCCCGAACGTATCAGCGTCGAAAAGCCCGACTGGTCCATTGATGGGGGTGTTCGTTTTAGTTGGTTTATCTCAGATCACCAGCTACTAACGGCACAACTGTTTAGAGACATCAGCGGGGTCCACTATGGTCACCGTCTTGAATTAGAATGGAGCGAAACACTACCACTAACCGTATCTGAACAATACCGTCAATCCCTTCTAGACGACTGGACCGTTCAGTTACGCGTTGGATTGAGTATTTATGACCAAAAATCCACTCAGTATTACTTTGGATTAGACCGTCGCCACACCGACAACCCCGATTATCATTACTACACCGGCCAAAGTATTAACCCGCATTTTTCTGTATTTTTGACCCGTCCGCTGGCAGAGAACTGGCGAGCCGTCGCCTTTTTTAAATATCTGCAATTACACAACGAAATATACCAAAGTCCTAGAACGGAAGACCGAGCTATCACCACATATTTTATAGGGATGGCATATGACTTCTAA
- a CDS encoding DUF3019 domain-containing protein — MTSKGLGNILYKWILTLLVVVCSTKTYASMQSELVQNSVRLALSMKVSATKSNENSELQSQRLLMSKSGFSIKPINCLTTYPDQACQMNIKVTLPEDLIATPVCLYQNGQRLKCWVPVDRFTFDAEVNIKNRDVFELKDLELINFYRQEVKVSATQNKRRRLRPRWSIF; from the coding sequence ATGACTTCTAAAGGATTAGGCAATATCTTGTATAAATGGATTTTGACACTGCTTGTGGTTGTTTGTAGTACAAAGACGTATGCGTCAATGCAATCAGAACTAGTGCAAAACAGCGTAAGATTAGCGTTAAGCATGAAGGTTAGCGCAACAAAGTCAAACGAAAATAGTGAGTTACAGTCACAGCGGTTGTTAATGTCGAAAAGTGGGTTTTCGATCAAACCGATCAACTGTTTGACTACTTATCCCGACCAGGCATGCCAAATGAATATTAAGGTCACGTTACCAGAGGACTTGATTGCCACACCCGTTTGTCTTTATCAAAACGGCCAGCGCCTCAAGTGCTGGGTTCCCGTTGATCGATTTACCTTTGACGCCGAGGTAAATATCAAAAACCGTGATGTATTTGAGTTAAAAGACTTGGAATTAATCAACTTTTATCGGCAGGAAGTAAAAGTCAGCGCTACTCAAAACAAGCGCCGCCGACTAAGACCTAGATGGAGTATTTTTTAA
- a CDS encoding response regulator, whose amino-acid sequence MKKIVLVEDDPRLAHLVKSFLQQHGFDVTLLQSGEMAVQTIKSINPDLVILDIMLPNKDGYTICREIKGFYTNPVIFLTAKDSPIDHVMGLEIGADDYIIKPVDPHVLLARIHAVQRRNQTSSTDSAGSTKELAFGVFNINQLSRTVTIDNFAIDLTSHEFELLWLLASNAGQPLSREHIHQVMIGREYDGLDRTVDVRVSRLRKKLFDDTKQPMRIVTVWGKGYMFSPSAWQTQYLPHMTKNAAG is encoded by the coding sequence ATGAAAAAAATTGTATTAGTAGAAGACGATCCGAGACTCGCTCATTTAGTAAAAAGCTTTTTGCAACAGCACGGTTTTGATGTGACCTTGTTACAGTCTGGAGAAATGGCTGTACAGACCATCAAAAGCATCAACCCAGACTTAGTCATTTTAGACATTATGTTGCCGAACAAAGATGGCTATACGATTTGTCGTGAAATAAAAGGGTTTTATACAAATCCAGTTATATTTCTCACTGCCAAAGACAGTCCTATAGACCATGTAATGGGATTAGAGATTGGTGCAGATGACTATATTATAAAGCCCGTCGATCCCCATGTACTCTTGGCCAGAATCCACGCGGTACAACGTCGTAACCAAACTTCTTCGACTGACTCTGCAGGCTCGACTAAAGAACTGGCCTTTGGGGTGTTCAATATTAATCAATTGAGCCGAACGGTTACCATCGACAACTTTGCGATTGACCTGACTTCTCATGAGTTTGAGCTTCTTTGGTTATTAGCCAGTAACGCTGGTCAACCATTGAGTCGCGAGCATATTCACCAAGTTATGATTGGTCGAGAATACGATGGCCTAGATAGAACTGTGGACGTTCGCGTGTCGCGTTTGCGCAAGAAACTTTTTGACGATACCAAACAGCCGATGCGAATTGTAACGGTTTGGGGTAAAGGATATATGTTCAGCCCTAGCGCTTGGCAAACCCAATATTTGCCACACATGACCAAAAATGCCGCAGGCTAG
- a CDS encoding ATP-binding protein translates to MKRLFISLYVAITFGLFLITWSGEWLWQKFETHASHSEPRSIETMVTLLKPYQTLYQQGNKTDVIESLKNHKLNATIHQIEQFTLLPEHIEAIDKMEPFFLYISEHEVEIYLPLNPNQVLLVGPLVFKNSHSELSWIGGILKLFAYGALAILILGWSYPLWRDLNTLKGYTDRISSGQLDIENELKPHSIVFPLGKAFEAMTRRIRELLNFQKQMMQAVSHDIRTPLARLKFSIAIAKDDLKGCDDPSSNVNVADNMLTDIAEIELLIEEVLTYGRLETAEPNLNIEQVDLYALSHHLVEKLNRNHAIQIQLHCDEHLMWMCDGYLLERALQNLLTNAQRHAEKRVDLYITNNEKGLTIKVVDDGCGIPESQQADIFTPFTRLDTSRNKASGGFGLGLAIVSKIVNWHEGQVSVSNNKTTGATFTISL, encoded by the coding sequence TTGAAACGACTTTTTATCAGTTTATACGTAGCCATTACCTTTGGTTTGTTTTTGATCACTTGGAGTGGCGAGTGGCTATGGCAAAAGTTTGAAACACACGCCAGTCACTCAGAGCCGCGCTCTATTGAAACCATGGTTACACTGTTAAAGCCTTATCAAACGCTTTATCAGCAAGGCAACAAAACAGACGTCATCGAATCTCTGAAGAATCACAAACTCAATGCGACGATCCATCAGATTGAGCAATTTACCCTGTTACCTGAGCACATCGAAGCGATTGATAAAATGGAGCCGTTTTTCTTATACATTTCTGAACATGAGGTGGAGATTTACCTTCCCCTTAACCCAAACCAAGTTTTGCTCGTAGGTCCACTTGTATTCAAAAATAGCCATTCAGAATTGTCTTGGATTGGTGGGATATTAAAGTTATTTGCCTATGGTGCACTGGCCATCTTAATTTTGGGTTGGAGCTATCCATTGTGGCGTGACTTAAATACCCTCAAAGGTTATACCGATAGGATCTCGTCAGGTCAGCTCGATATAGAGAATGAGTTAAAGCCGCACTCTATTGTTTTTCCACTTGGTAAAGCCTTTGAAGCAATGACACGTCGTATTCGCGAATTGCTGAACTTCCAGAAACAAATGATGCAAGCCGTGAGTCATGACATAAGAACGCCTTTGGCGAGGTTAAAGTTTTCTATTGCGATTGCCAAAGATGATTTAAAGGGCTGCGACGATCCAAGCTCTAACGTCAATGTCGCTGACAACATGCTGACAGACATTGCCGAAATCGAGTTATTAATTGAAGAAGTTTTGACATACGGTCGCCTCGAAACAGCAGAGCCCAACCTAAACATAGAACAAGTTGATCTGTATGCGTTAAGTCACCACTTGGTTGAGAAACTAAACCGTAATCACGCCATTCAAATTCAACTACATTGCGATGAGCACTTAATGTGGATGTGTGATGGTTATCTTCTCGAAAGAGCGTTACAAAACTTATTAACAAACGCTCAACGCCATGCCGAAAAGCGCGTTGATTTATATATTACAAACAATGAAAAAGGCCTAACTATCAAGGTGGTCGATGATGGCTGTGGTATCCCAGAATCACAACAAGCCGATATTTTCACTCCGTTTACCCGTTTGGATACTAGCCGCAACAAAGCCAGTGGAGGTTTTGGTTTAGGCTTAGCGATTGTCAGTAAAATCGTGAACTGGCATGAGGGACAGGTATCTGTTTCTAATAACAAAACAACTGGCGCAACGTTTACAATTTCTTTATAG
- a CDS encoding DUF2798 domain-containing protein has product MSLVITVFNIGWVDNIVSIWLQAWLFAFSVALPTILIISPLVHRLVAIVVKPTP; this is encoded by the coding sequence ATGTCTTTGGTGATCACCGTGTTTAACATTGGTTGGGTCGATAATATTGTATCTATCTGGTTGCAAGCCTGGCTCTTTGCTTTTAGTGTAGCGTTGCCGACTATCTTGATAATTTCACCTTTAGTGCACCGTTTGGTGGCTATAGTCGTAAAACCAACTCCATAA
- a CDS encoding YceI family protein encodes MFNLKQLFATAMLIALPMTATAKYDLIESQSKLVFVSIKKDSIGEVNEFKSLSGSIDKNGLATVEVDLTSVSTGIEIRDQRLQNHLFDTSKFSTAKVQTEVSLDALKELKVGESFHRHAPITLSLHGIEQQLIAHSDVYKLSENKILVISAKPVLVNANEFGLIAGVEKLKELAGLPSIATAIPVTFKLVFELD; translated from the coding sequence ATGTTTAACTTAAAACAACTTTTTGCCACTGCAATGCTGATTGCTTTACCGATGACGGCAACCGCCAAGTATGATCTCATTGAATCTCAATCTAAGTTGGTGTTTGTTTCAATCAAAAAGGACAGCATTGGTGAAGTAAATGAATTCAAGTCGCTATCAGGTAGTATTGATAAAAACGGGTTAGCAACGGTAGAAGTTGATTTGACGAGCGTCAGTACCGGTATTGAGATTCGAGATCAACGTTTGCAAAATCACCTTTTTGATACTTCAAAATTTAGTACAGCCAAAGTACAGACAGAAGTTTCATTGGACGCGCTTAAAGAGCTAAAAGTTGGAGAGTCTTTCCACCGCCACGCACCAATTACACTGAGTCTTCATGGAATTGAACAACAGCTTATTGCTCATTCTGATGTTTATAAGCTAAGTGAAAATAAAATTTTAGTGATCAGCGCTAAGCCTGTTTTGGTCAACGCAAATGAATTTGGGCTAATTGCCGGTGTCGAAAAACTAAAAGAGCTCGCAGGATTACCATCAATTGCGACAGCAATCCCAGTCACTTTTAAATTGGTCTTTGAACTAGATTAA
- a CDS encoding YjaG family protein yields the protein MSQNKANNFQRIRALPKKQQAILSLMLLQRMLPNYQLFVAVTEFPQPHQIDNIMNSLWERLLIQGAKLNFAALEEKVEALTPDEAAYDMYGVYPAIYFCTGLLTYIAGEQNDDEYDAVAIAKVSQGCIVHLIEYQAGEQELDNTAIREHELMVREVELLTELIDWVETLNLKKVSANDIKKQALSKALADGMSNIGIELD from the coding sequence ATGAGCCAAAACAAGGCTAACAATTTTCAGCGTATTCGCGCGCTACCTAAAAAACAGCAAGCTATTTTATCTCTTATGCTCCTGCAGCGTATGTTGCCAAACTATCAATTGTTTGTTGCAGTGACGGAGTTTCCTCAGCCACATCAAATCGACAACATAATGAATAGCCTTTGGGAGCGCTTATTGATCCAAGGTGCCAAGTTAAACTTTGCTGCATTGGAAGAAAAAGTTGAAGCGCTGACTCCAGACGAAGCCGCGTATGATATGTACGGTGTGTATCCTGCCATTTACTTTTGTACCGGGTTATTGACCTATATTGCTGGCGAACAAAATGACGATGAATACGACGCGGTAGCTATCGCAAAAGTGTCTCAAGGTTGTATTGTGCACTTGATTGAATATCAGGCTGGCGAACAAGAGTTAGATAACACGGCGATTAGAGAACACGAGCTCATGGTCAGAGAGGTTGAGTTATTGACTGAGCTAATCGACTGGGTCGAAACCCTTAACCTCAAAAAAGTATCTGCCAATGACATTAAAAAACAAGCATTGTCCAAAGCCTTGGCAGATGGAATGTCTAATATCGGAATTGAACTAGATTAA
- a CDS encoding DUF2721 domain-containing protein, which translates to MTLTTPALLFPAISLLLLAYTNRFLVLAQLIRELNQRNNSGLEVVVKRQITNLRRRLHLIRSMQTAGVVSFLLCTLAMLSLFFNLAQLGSVMFGLSLLALVLSLLMSLYEVRISCRAIEIELESMQ; encoded by the coding sequence ATGACATTGACCACCCCTGCATTGCTATTTCCGGCAATTTCGTTGTTGTTATTAGCTTATACAAACCGATTTTTAGTATTAGCCCAACTCATTAGAGAATTGAATCAACGAAATAACTCAGGGTTAGAAGTCGTTGTTAAGCGACAAATTACCAACCTACGACGTCGCTTACACCTGATCCGGTCAATGCAAACTGCTGGCGTGGTCAGCTTTTTGTTGTGTACTTTGGCAATGTTATCACTGTTTTTTAACCTCGCTCAGTTGGGCTCAGTGATGTTTGGACTAAGCTTACTTGCCCTCGTACTATCCTTGTTAATGTCATTGTACGAAGTGCGAATAAGCTGTCGTGCCATTGAAATTGAACTAGAATCAATGCAGTAG
- a CDS encoding cobalamin B12-binding domain-containing protein, which translates to MVLSKELTESEIAETQVEFLSAILKPDLTTALAITHQFILNSSDISVFWEKIIQPSMYEVGRKWERNEIVHQQEHLATSICSRVIREYEPLIHSLEGLDKQVLITCTPFEKHTVGMKMLGHLLELNGIRVQLALNSKISGEDVNLLIQQSKIDAVVFSTTMYDNLSNTEQFIENIKAGLTPTHNPVFISGGQAFQRINTNTAQVLTSMFGKAAADLYLFTAAQLISFLSETNESIKQ; encoded by the coding sequence ATGGTCTTGAGTAAAGAACTTACCGAAAGTGAAATTGCTGAAACCCAAGTTGAATTTTTGTCAGCAATATTAAAGCCTGACCTCACTACAGCTCTAGCTATAACCCATCAATTTATTTTGAACTCTTCCGATATCTCAGTTTTTTGGGAAAAGATTATCCAACCCTCTATGTATGAAGTGGGGCGTAAATGGGAGCGAAATGAAATAGTCCACCAGCAAGAGCACTTAGCCACTTCTATTTGTTCTAGAGTTATTCGTGAGTACGAGCCACTTATCCACTCTCTTGAGGGACTTGATAAACAAGTACTCATAACCTGTACGCCATTTGAAAAACACACTGTAGGTATGAAAATGCTCGGCCACCTACTCGAACTTAATGGCATTCGAGTTCAACTCGCATTGAACAGTAAGATTAGTGGCGAAGACGTCAATCTTCTCATTCAACAATCTAAAATAGATGCTGTGGTTTTTTCTACGACTATGTATGACAACCTATCAAATACAGAGCAATTCATCGAAAATATCAAAGCTGGACTAACTCCCACTCACAACCCGGTTTTTATCTCCGGCGGCCAAGCTTTTCAGCGAATAAACACAAACACAGCGCAAGTGCTCACGAGTATGTTTGGTAAAGCGGCAGCAGATTTGTATTTGTTTACGGCAGCACAACTTATTTCGTTTTTGTCGGAGACGAATGAGAGTATAAAACAGTAA
- a CDS encoding sensor domain-containing diguanylate cyclase, with the protein MLYALLSVALLSTILLVVIYVHYAEKSRLEQKVESLSLNARYTEHQFKRIVGNAEQLSSLLASSPQLTQRLPDASDLQTFKRAQTELNKYLSTIRNILDSEHHTVRNITILDDQQLIFATTDLDNDLSNLIQHDRFLPLEQTNSAVQFHFTTLDNKPFLALKQFFNSPNENGFSVLIGVELNAIFNSQSQGEQIHTSSQLSVVFKGNSDAGNLIYQERWENGSGLINWPELDALNKHDEIFYINQQSLSADIGYVIQNERLKLAIIAFDDLPQPLWLTPLFWISVSSIVLVVTLVMFVVSRVISRQIVKPLDDLLIMANDMLSSTNKLSAPSIQFEETERLSKAISTLAERMQTALSCANLNQDFVLESVREGVIIFDEQGTIIKVNPSFTEMTSFETESLLGSNINTLLKEHDQYLIMGLAYKLMSESEKSSKVDPKDVTIICADKSEVITSSTITKLVKLESSLFLMVLTDVTEKIQYQKKLEHLALHDSLTDLPKMLLASERLEAAINSAKRSSSLVAVMFVDLDLFKPINDQYGHAAGDLVLRVVANRMKESLRQSDTVARIGGDEFLVIAPEVKDSAQALILAQKLNHVIEQFIDIGYEKVKVGASIGISMFPSSSNNKEMLIALADEAMYRVKAEGRQGCKLHPSCTGDEADNVTVLYSHSSPTKTK; encoded by the coding sequence TTGTTATACGCTCTATTGAGTGTCGCTTTGCTGTCTACTATTTTATTAGTTGTTATCTACGTTCACTATGCGGAAAAAAGCAGACTCGAGCAAAAAGTTGAAAGTCTTTCACTCAATGCCAGATACACTGAGCACCAGTTTAAGCGCATTGTTGGTAATGCGGAGCAACTGTCTTCATTGCTCGCATCTTCGCCTCAGTTAACTCAGCGCCTACCGGATGCGTCCGATTTACAAACCTTTAAACGTGCACAAACAGAATTAAATAAATATTTATCGACGATCAGGAATATTTTAGACAGTGAACATCACACTGTACGGAACATCACCATACTAGATGACCAGCAATTGATCTTTGCCACAACAGATCTAGATAACGACCTCTCCAACTTAATTCAGCACGATAGGTTTTTACCTTTAGAGCAAACTAACAGTGCCGTTCAGTTTCACTTTACAACACTTGATAACAAGCCATTTTTGGCGTTGAAACAGTTTTTTAATTCACCCAATGAAAATGGCTTTTCGGTGCTTATTGGAGTTGAGTTAAATGCGATTTTTAACAGTCAATCACAAGGTGAGCAAATTCATACATCTTCTCAATTGTCCGTTGTTTTCAAAGGTAATTCCGATGCAGGTAATCTCATTTATCAGGAGCGCTGGGAAAACGGTTCTGGCTTAATAAATTGGCCAGAATTAGATGCTCTGAATAAACATGATGAGATATTTTACATCAACCAACAAAGTTTAAGTGCAGATATAGGTTACGTAATACAAAATGAGCGGCTTAAGCTTGCGATTATTGCTTTTGATGACTTACCTCAGCCACTGTGGTTAACGCCGCTATTTTGGATTTCGGTATCATCTATTGTTTTGGTAGTAACCCTTGTGATGTTTGTAGTGAGTCGTGTAATTAGTCGTCAAATTGTTAAACCACTTGATGATCTTTTAATCATGGCTAATGACATGCTCAGTAGCACAAACAAATTAAGCGCCCCAAGTATTCAATTTGAAGAGACCGAGCGTTTGAGCAAAGCCATTTCTACCCTTGCAGAACGAATGCAAACCGCATTGAGCTGTGCAAATTTAAATCAGGACTTTGTATTAGAGTCAGTGCGTGAGGGGGTTATCATCTTTGATGAGCAAGGCACGATAATTAAAGTAAACCCATCCTTTACAGAGATGACGAGTTTTGAGACTGAGTCTTTGTTGGGAAGCAACATCAATACTTTACTAAAAGAGCACGACCAGTACTTAATAATGGGGCTAGCTTATAAACTAATGAGCGAATCCGAAAAAAGCTCAAAAGTAGATCCCAAGGATGTCACGATTATTTGTGCGGACAAGTCAGAAGTCATCACTTCTTCAACCATTACTAAACTCGTCAAGCTCGAAAGCTCTTTGTTCTTAATGGTGTTGACGGATGTTACCGAAAAAATCCAGTATCAAAAGAAACTCGAACATCTAGCTCTACATGACTCTCTCACTGATTTGCCCAAAATGTTGTTAGCAAGTGAGCGTTTAGAAGCTGCTATTAATAGTGCGAAGCGCTCATCATCCCTCGTTGCAGTTATGTTCGTTGACTTGGATCTGTTTAAGCCGATTAACGATCAATATGGTCATGCTGCGGGAGACCTAGTTTTACGAGTTGTTGCGAATCGAATGAAAGAGTCATTGCGCCAATCAGATACCGTGGCTCGGATTGGCGGGGATGAATTTTTGGTGATAGCACCAGAAGTAAAAGACAGTGCTCAAGCTTTGATTTTGGCGCAAAAGCTAAATCACGTAATAGAGCAATTTATTGATATTGGCTATGAAAAAGTAAAGGTGGGAGCCAGCATTGGCATTTCTATGTTCCCATCAAGTTCTAACAACAAAGAAATGTTGATTGCGTTAGCAGATGAAGCCATGTATCGGGTAAAAGCAGAGGGGCGTCAGGGGTGTAAACTTCACCCGAGTTGTACGGGAGATGAGGCGGATAATGTTACTGTTTTATACTCTCATTCGTCTCCGACAAAAACGAAATAA